The following are encoded together in the Iodobacter fluviatilis genome:
- a CDS encoding GNAT family N-acetyltransferase: MNTLLLNTRPAVPSDIAECIVIRGKTRENAISKTRLAELGITEASWAAQVESGELLGYVYHVGGQMAAYCFGSVSTGEIVVLALLPEHENQGIGKTLLQNVMSDLKSLGHGRLFLGCAADPKVRSFGFYRHLGWRATGQRDRYGDEVLEYVFVASAQA, encoded by the coding sequence TTGAACACCTTGCTTTTGAATACTCGCCCTGCGGTTCCATCTGATATTGCAGAGTGCATTGTCATTAGAGGCAAAACGCGAGAAAACGCGATTTCTAAAACCCGTTTAGCCGAGCTTGGTATTACCGAGGCTTCATGGGCGGCTCAAGTCGAATCGGGCGAGCTGTTAGGTTACGTTTATCACGTTGGTGGGCAAATGGCGGCGTATTGCTTTGGCTCAGTGAGTACTGGCGAAATTGTGGTTTTAGCGCTGTTGCCAGAGCATGAGAACCAAGGCATAGGCAAAACGCTGTTGCAAAATGTGATGTCAGATTTGAAATCATTAGGCCACGGTCGGCTTTTTCTTGGCTGTGCGGCTGATCCCAAGGTGAGGTCCTTTGGCTTTTACAGGCATCTGGGCTGGCGCGCCACGGGGCAGCGTGATAGGTATGGTGATGAAGTGCTTGAGTATGTTTTTGTAGCGAGCGCTCAGGCCTGA
- a CDS encoding lamin tail domain-containing protein, translating to MKPTLRYLWLLVLIGLTACGGGGGGSAESVSPTPVSPVVTVTPIPTVLPTAIPTAAPQPSAVPTFLPSSSPSPTLTPTLAPIPTSQPSPVPTPAPVTAANAGLLISEVSSNDWTNAGAWLEIHNPSASVVSLSGVSLRTRSGLRSSPFTVSTSPVNFSLPAVTLAAGGYFVLIAKIDDSVSDNSQVAYIKNGEAVPFWDANGAVELTFAGATLDFVRFGNSSHAPLSSSTWAGANVASMPATAQDYGKSLVRPLPLQANSHSAADWLQVAFATPGGRNDVPATAVDSDNDGIPDSAEVAGGTFGGLDLFAMGARANQRDIFVQVDHMVSSDAGITPRKEALQKVADVFAARGFSIHFDTGSLYAASFNPALFNLGGGLAGGANALSYAKCLSLDSQAGCASLYSYKSASLDIRRKTIFHYLIMANSQELDGSAGSSGIAEVNGNDSMVTLGSWGLSTGSGSNINLLLNYQASTIMHELGHNFGLEHGGNEANNYKPNYYSVMNYLYQLPGLGSDPKTNSAVQRYYLNNNALGFSWGNICNIDASPCGTDYRMDYSDGSGISLNENSLLESAIIGRGNNGGFYADWNTNGTQNASAYSRDINQDSSFSVLSDYNDWGNLNIAFARQSTGNSGASLLSRRVLIPLRVLSQDRQTAAIEQRPALELIRMMNSLKPRAK from the coding sequence ATGAAACCAACTTTGCGGTATTTATGGTTGTTGGTCTTGATCGGTTTAACGGCCTGTGGAGGGGGAGGGGGCGGCTCTGCAGAGAGTGTTTCGCCAACGCCCGTTTCGCCAGTCGTGACGGTGACGCCTATCCCCACTGTTTTACCCACCGCCATTCCTACCGCAGCGCCTCAGCCCAGTGCTGTCCCTACCTTTTTACCCAGCTCCAGCCCTAGCCCCACGCTAACCCCTACTTTGGCCCCTATCCCCACTTCGCAGCCCAGCCCCGTTCCTACGCCTGCGCCCGTTACGGCGGCCAATGCGGGCCTATTAATCAGCGAAGTGTCTAGCAATGATTGGACCAACGCCGGTGCGTGGCTAGAAATTCATAATCCAAGCGCCAGTGTGGTGTCACTTAGTGGTGTAAGCCTGCGCACCCGCTCTGGCCTGCGCTCATCGCCATTTACCGTTTCCACATCGCCAGTCAACTTTAGCCTGCCTGCCGTTACGCTAGCAGCGGGCGGCTATTTTGTGCTGATTGCCAAAATCGACGATAGCGTGAGCGATAATAGCCAAGTGGCCTATATCAAAAATGGCGAAGCCGTGCCTTTTTGGGATGCCAATGGCGCTGTGGAGCTGACTTTTGCTGGGGCCACTTTAGATTTTGTGCGCTTTGGCAACAGCAGCCATGCACCCTTAAGCAGTAGCACATGGGCAGGAGCCAATGTGGCCTCCATGCCCGCCACCGCACAAGATTATGGTAAATCGCTAGTCAGGCCGCTTCCGCTGCAAGCCAATAGCCATAGCGCGGCAGACTGGCTGCAGGTTGCCTTTGCCACGCCCGGCGGCAGAAACGATGTGCCCGCCACGGCGGTCGATAGTGATAACGATGGCATCCCCGATAGTGCAGAAGTTGCGGGCGGCACATTTGGCGGCCTAGATTTGTTCGCGATGGGGGCGAGAGCCAATCAGCGCGATATCTTTGTGCAAGTCGATCATATGGTTTCTAGCGATGCAGGCATTACCCCGCGTAAAGAAGCATTGCAAAAAGTAGCCGATGTTTTTGCCGCCAGAGGCTTTAGCATTCATTTTGATACCGGCAGCCTGTATGCCGCCAGCTTTAACCCCGCCTTATTTAACCTAGGTGGCGGCTTGGCAGGCGGAGCAAATGCGCTGAGCTATGCCAAATGTTTAAGTTTAGATAGCCAAGCAGGCTGCGCTTCTTTATATAGCTATAAATCTGCGAGCTTAGATATTCGGCGTAAAACCATCTTTCATTATCTGATTATGGCCAATTCGCAAGAATTAGACGGCTCGGCAGGCTCATCTGGCATTGCTGAAGTGAATGGCAATGATTCAATGGTGACATTGGGTAGTTGGGGGTTATCAACTGGCTCAGGCAGTAATATTAATTTATTGCTTAATTATCAGGCCAGCACAATTATGCATGAATTGGGTCACAATTTTGGCTTAGAGCATGGCGGTAATGAAGCTAATAATTACAAACCTAATTACTACAGCGTCATGAATTACCTCTACCAATTACCGGGCCTAGGCTCTGATCCTAAAACAAACAGCGCAGTGCAGCGCTATTATTTAAATAATAACGCGCTAGGTTTTAGCTGGGGAAACATTTGCAATATTGACGCCAGCCCCTGTGGTACAGATTATAGAATGGATTACTCCGATGGCAGCGGCATCAGTTTAAATGAAAATAGCCTACTTGAATCCGCCATCATTGGTCGTGGAAATAATGGCGGGTTTTATGCCGATTGGAATACCAATGGCACACAAAATGCTAGTGCCTATTCAAGAGATATTAATCAAGATTCTAGTTTTTCAGTATTAAGCGATTATAACGATTGGGGGAACCTCAATATCGCCTTTGCACGGCAGAGCACGGGCAATAGCGGTGCCAGCTTATTATCTAGGCGTGTATTGATCCCCCTGCGAGTGCTTAGCCAAGACAGGCAAACCGCAGCAATTGAGCAGCGCCCTGCTTTAGAATTGATTCGAATGATGAATAGTCTTAAACCGAGGGCTAAGTAA
- a CDS encoding biotin/lipoyl-binding protein: MKYQVVGELLTKYRQIFAAAWQIRKQQDLPPKSADELAFLPAALELQENPPHPAARITLWALLAFILIALAWACLGKIDIVAVAPGRLIVSDRSKTIQPLEAGVVKSIHVQDGQMVQAGQLLIELDATVSGAENTKQQTNLHDAELNALRAKALLAALESGQLPVYSHVYCVLDNYLVGVT, encoded by the coding sequence ATGAAATATCAAGTTGTCGGCGAATTACTTACAAAGTACCGGCAAATTTTTGCTGCAGCGTGGCAAATCCGCAAGCAGCAAGATCTACCCCCTAAAAGCGCTGACGAGCTTGCCTTTTTACCCGCAGCGCTAGAGCTGCAAGAAAATCCCCCTCACCCCGCCGCCCGCATCACCCTTTGGGCCTTGCTCGCTTTCATTCTGATTGCGCTTGCATGGGCCTGCCTTGGCAAGATTGATATTGTGGCCGTGGCACCCGGCAGGTTGATTGTTTCTGATCGCAGTAAAACCATTCAGCCCTTAGAGGCAGGGGTGGTGAAATCCATTCATGTGCAAGACGGGCAAATGGTACAGGCGGGGCAGCTGTTGATCGAGCTGGATGCCACCGTTTCTGGCGCAGAAAACACCAAGCAGCAAACCAATCTGCACGATGCAGAATTAAACGCGCTGCGCGCCAAAGCCTTGCTTGCCGCTTTAGAGAGTGGGCAATTGCCTGTATACAGCCATGTATATTGTGTTCTTGATAATTATCTAGTTGGTGTTACATGA
- the recJ gene encoding single-stranded-DNA-specific exonuclease RecJ encodes MTTISPRIVPSAAESLLCQQGYTALEARLYAARGIHSRSELEHELAHLLPFHGLKNITEAGKRLADAIAAKERILIVADYDADGATACAVGMRGLAMLGAVVDFVVPNRFEYGYGLTPEIVELAAQKSPDLIVTVDNGIASVAGVAAAQARGIDVLITDHHLPGDELPATLIVNPNQPGCTFASKNLAGVGVMFYVLMALRAELRERQVFAGIKEPNLATLLDLVALGTVADVVRLDGNNRILVEQGLKRMRAGRASAGVLALFAAAGRFPFKASCFDLGFTLGPRLNAAGRLDDMSLGIACLLADSEAAATPLAKELDGMNRERREIEVGMRAEAEAILAGIAVTDAYSISLYQGDWHQGVVGIIASRMKDRFHRPTIVFADGNDDEIKGSGRSIPGLHLRDALDLVSKRHPDLILKFGGHAMAAGLSLRQADFARFKTAFEVVCHELMDADTLERKIETDGELATESFALDVAETLDKQVWGQGFPAPMFQGEFTVVEQRLVGERHLKLKLANPHGLVLDAMRFGHADPLPSKIMAVYRIGVNEFRGNRVVQLQIEHVSE; translated from the coding sequence ATGACCACCATCTCTCCCCGCATCGTCCCTTCCGCTGCCGAATCTCTTCTTTGCCAGCAGGGCTACACGGCGCTTGAAGCGCGTTTATATGCAGCGCGTGGTATTCATAGCCGCAGCGAGCTGGAGCACGAGCTAGCGCATCTTTTACCCTTTCATGGTTTAAAAAACATCACCGAGGCAGGTAAGCGCCTTGCCGATGCGATAGCCGCCAAAGAGCGGATTCTGATCGTGGCCGATTACGATGCCGATGGCGCAACGGCGTGCGCGGTGGGGATGCGGGGCCTTGCCATGCTGGGCGCTGTGGTCGATTTTGTGGTGCCGAACCGTTTTGAATATGGCTACGGCCTTACGCCAGAAATTGTTGAACTGGCAGCGCAAAAATCGCCTGATTTAATTGTAACGGTAGATAACGGTATCGCCAGCGTGGCCGGTGTGGCGGCGGCGCAAGCGCGTGGCATTGATGTGCTGATTACTGATCACCACTTGCCTGGGGACGAGCTGCCCGCCACGCTGATCGTGAATCCTAATCAACCGGGCTGCACTTTTGCCAGTAAGAATCTGGCCGGTGTAGGGGTGATGTTTTATGTGCTGATGGCGCTGCGGGCCGAGCTGCGCGAGCGGCAAGTTTTTGCAGGGATCAAAGAGCCTAATTTGGCGACGCTGCTGGATTTAGTAGCGCTGGGCACGGTAGCCGATGTGGTGAGGCTGGATGGCAATAATCGCATCTTGGTGGAGCAAGGCTTAAAGCGCATGAGGGCAGGGCGGGCCAGTGCCGGTGTGCTGGCTTTATTTGCCGCCGCAGGGCGTTTCCCTTTTAAGGCATCGTGCTTTGATCTGGGCTTTACGCTGGGGCCACGGCTCAATGCCGCAGGCCGCTTGGACGATATGAGCTTAGGCATCGCTTGTCTTCTGGCCGATTCAGAAGCCGCCGCTACGCCGCTTGCTAAAGAGCTGGATGGTATGAACCGCGAGCGGCGTGAGATTGAAGTGGGCATGCGTGCCGAGGCGGAAGCCATTTTGGCAGGCATCGCTGTGACAGACGCTTACAGCATCAGCCTTTATCAGGGCGATTGGCATCAGGGCGTGGTGGGGATTATTGCCTCCAGAATGAAAGATCGCTTTCACCGCCCAACCATCGTGTTTGCTGATGGCAACGATGATGAAATCAAAGGCTCGGGCCGCTCTATCCCTGGTTTGCATCTACGCGATGCGCTGGATTTGGTCTCCAAACGTCACCCTGATTTAATCCTGAAATTTGGCGGCCACGCAATGGCTGCGGGTTTAAGCCTGCGTCAAGCTGACTTTGCGCGTTTTAAAACCGCGTTCGAGGTCGTGTGCCATGAGTTGATGGATGCCGACACGCTGGAGCGAAAAATTGAAACCGATGGCGAGCTGGCCACCGAATCTTTTGCGCTAGACGTGGCTGAAACGCTGGACAAACAAGTCTGGGGACAAGGCTTCCCCGCGCCGATGTTTCAGGGCGAATTCACCGTGGTTGAGCAGCGTTTGGTGGGCGAGCGGCACTTAAAGCTCAAACTCGCCAATCCGCACGGCTTAGTGCTGGATGCCATGCGTTTTGGCCATGCCGACCCGCTGCCGTCCAAAATCATGGCCGTGTATCGCATCGGCGTAAACGAATTTCGCGGCAACCGCGTGGTGCAGCTGCAAATTGAACATGTGAGTGAGTAA
- a CDS encoding PA4780 family RIO1-like protein kinase: MKTPKRLEPLVQNGLVDEVLRQLMSGKEAVVYVVRCGDDVRCAKVYKEANQRSFKQNAAYQEGRKVRGSRDARAMEKGSRYGRKMAEEVWQTAEVDALHRLAAAGVRVPQPYNCFEGVLLMELVTDAAGHAAPRLNDVVLSAEVALAYHAMLIKQVVLMLCAGVIHGDLSEYNILVDADGPVIIDLPQAVDAAGNNSAFSMLERDVGNLAAYFGQFAPELLNTDYAFEIWSHYEKGELHPEVVLTGRARRSEKKADVRGLMREIDSVKEEELSRRRFQMEED, translated from the coding sequence ATGAAAACCCCGAAAAGATTAGAACCTCTTGTTCAGAATGGACTTGTTGATGAAGTACTCCGCCAGCTGATGAGTGGCAAAGAAGCCGTGGTTTACGTAGTGCGCTGTGGCGACGATGTGCGCTGCGCCAAGGTTTATAAAGAAGCGAACCAGCGCAGCTTTAAGCAAAATGCCGCGTATCAAGAAGGCCGCAAGGTTCGAGGCTCACGCGATGCCCGTGCCATGGAAAAAGGCAGCCGCTATGGCCGCAAAATGGCCGAAGAAGTCTGGCAAACCGCCGAAGTAGATGCTTTGCACCGCTTAGCTGCTGCCGGCGTGCGCGTGCCTCAGCCATATAATTGCTTTGAAGGCGTGCTCTTGATGGAGCTGGTTACTGATGCCGCTGGCCATGCTGCACCACGCTTAAATGACGTTGTATTAAGCGCCGAGGTGGCACTGGCGTATCACGCGATGCTGATCAAGCAAGTGGTATTAATGCTGTGCGCGGGTGTGATTCATGGCGACTTATCTGAATACAATATTTTGGTTGATGCTGATGGTCCTGTGATTATTGACCTGCCCCAAGCGGTAGATGCGGCCGGTAATAATAGCGCTTTTAGTATGTTGGAACGTGATGTGGGTAATTTGGCCGCGTACTTCGGGCAATTTGCCCCTGAGTTACTGAATACGGATTACGCCTTTGAGATTTGGAGCCATTACGAGAAAGGCGAGTTGCATCCAGAAGTGGTGCTCACTGGCCGCGCAAGACGCAGCGAGAAAAAAGCGGATGTACGTGGCTTAATGCGTGAAATCGATAGCGTAAAAGAAGAAGAGCTCAGCCGTCGCCGCTTTCAAATGGAAGAAGATTAA
- a CDS encoding YhcH/YjgK/YiaL family protein produces the protein MPLPPAIEAALHYLRNTDFSHMAVGRYPIDGEQMFALVQSPITQGWDAGKPEFHSRYIDIQYLLEGEELIGYAISDHTLSKKYDQLAERDIAFVAPIEHESSSLSDLDGRSEKSHGRDQILPDLQRQ, from the coding sequence CTGCCACTCCCCCCTGCGATAGAAGCCGCACTTCATTACCTGCGTAACACCGATTTTTCGCACATGGCCGTCGGCCGCTACCCCATTGATGGCGAGCAGATGTTTGCCCTCGTTCAGAGCCCGATCACTCAGGGCTGGGATGCCGGAAAGCCAGAATTTCACTCCCGCTATATTGATATTCAATATTTATTAGAGGGCGAAGAGCTCATTGGCTATGCCATTAGCGATCATACACTCAGCAAAAAATACGATCAGCTCGCTGAAAGAGATATTGCTTTTGTCGCCCCCATTGAACACGAATCTAGCAGCCTGTCGGACTTAGACGGTCGAAGCGAAAAATCGCATGGTCGAGACCAGATTTTGCCGGATTTGCAGCGCCAATAA